A region of the Arachis hypogaea cultivar Tifrunner chromosome 15, arahy.Tifrunner.gnm2.J5K5, whole genome shotgun sequence genome:
TGCGTTAGTCGGAAGGGTCAACACAAAGGATCGACTGTGCAGATTACGGGTTATTGACCAGCAGGACAATAGGTGTCTTCTCTGTGGTAAGCCTGTAGAAACCGCGTATCATCTGTTTCTTAGTTGTGAGAttacatggcaggtgtggtgtgcttggctaATGGCCTTTCAACAAAGGTGGAGCTTTCCGGGTACTTTGAAGGAACATTTTGAGAGTTGGACGAGCTTTCTAGGAAGGAAGGTAGATAGGAAGAGATGGTTCACTTGATTCTTTGCTGTTATCTGGACAATTTGGTTAGAAAGGAATGACAGGCTCTTCCGAAATAAGAGTTCAAGAGTAGGGGACATTATCAACAGATCGTTTACGTTCTACGAAGAATAGAGTGGTGCTGAGCCCTTTGAGTGTTGATGGCCGGGTCACAGTGTCTAGGAGTTGtatgttatcttattttattcttaCTATAGCTTTGCTATCTGCTCCACTCTGCTGTGTTGAGTTCcctttgattcaaaaaaaaaaatttattattttttattatattatgttaAATTGTGTGAAATTTTGGATGGTGTTGTCTTATGTtaaactttattaaatttttaaaggattttgatttggattttatgttaaatttgttcaAGATTTTTTTAAGGCAATACTATGGCAAACTAACATGAAGGCCTGGGCCTTAacttttttgctttatttttaaatattgggctttaacttttgtttttaaaatatgtggatctaaatcaaaccaaattcaATTACGAAAAAGAAAAACCTAAAACAAAGTTTTGAAATGGACAAAACAAAGATTGTTTGtcccaaaaaaaattgttactacttattataaataatttatcaattttgttAAGTAGACAATGATTTttataaacaatgtgaacaataaattttaaaattagttcaatAAGATAAAAATACACTATACCCATACTAAAAACATAAATAGAGAACAGAAGTTACTGTATGCATAACTGCATTGTGTACTAAACTCATTGTCTCCTTAtactttttcataatttattgGTCAATAATacacatttaaataaaaataaaaatgacagactagttttttttttttatgagacTAAGAGATACcataagacaaaaaaatattattccaaattcaaaactacaaaaatattgttaaaaatattttattcaaatacaTTTCATTGAGATCAAAACTACATCATGTCTAAACTGAAAATTAATCTTTAACATACTAGACTCCTTTCaaacatttattttttcttgttattGTTAGTTGAGATTTTTAGAGAGGAAACGTTTACAAGGATCAAATAAGATTATTAAAACAAGAAATACAAGTACCGGAAAAGTTTTTGAATGTCTTGTGTGTTTGGATTGTGGTTtgtaataaaagtaattttatagaattgattttggatagAAGTAAGTTTGTATCaatatgatttatgtttggtaattctaTACTAAAACTGATTTTGATAAAATCAATATTGtttagataatattagttaaaatcacttttatatagataattactaaaaaagaCATGACATTaatttataatgttatttttttgtacatgtttaatttttttatatttttttatatgtttttatatagtatatttttaatactattaatactcttttttagtatgttataattttttattattattattatttatggttaatttttttgtttaatttattttatctaatgagatcaataaattatattataaaaaatatataatgtcaaataaaaaattaataaaaaatataaataataaataataaaaaaacagaactcatataaaaaaataataagaattttatcaataatacaataatatgtataaaggataaagttggtaaaaaaaaataaatattaaatattaatgattaaaagTCAGTTAGTGCAATGCAGAAGTTAGAAATTGTTATTTATTATAAATGTGGTTTTATGACCAAAATCACTTTTATCTTTATAGAAAGAAAAATTAgccaaaccaaaaattaaaactttCAAAAAACAGCTGTaacgtgtttttctctttctaacGTGTTTGACAAAAACACACCCCTAGTCTACTTGACCTATATAGGGTAGAAGACAGGCATATAGCAACCTAACAGTTGTATATTGATCAGGGAAGAAGTGAACAACACATTACAAGAATTTGAATTTTCTGCCAGTTATCAATCACGAGACGACCTCCAATAGAAAAAGCAATGATGTCGTTTAGATTGATTGGTGACAATTTAGTCATCAAAACTTAGTAGCAGTACGGTgcggtaaagaaaaaaaaaattctaatatgaTTATCTCgcgataattatataaatattgttaaattaaaattatatttttttatattttaataatatttttttataaaaatattgtttaacaataaaaaataatattttaattttaataatattttttaaaatatcataattatCATAATATAGTCAtattagaataatttaaaaaaaaaacctgaatTTATTTTACAATGATTGTTCacataaaaatattgaaaataatttaatatattttattaaactttttaataTGATAGATATTAATATCTAAATTATCATTTTTGAATGAAGAAATTTTGGGAACAATGGCCTTATGATAGATATTTTATTGTTGTCGTGAGTGTAGAATCATCACTAGCAAACACAATACAACGCCGGTACTTGGGCCATTGGCACTGTGTTTTGTGGGCCTTTTGTAACGTCTTGATTCGTTTGTTGTCCGGTGGAGCCCAGACTGGGGCCTTCTATCGATTATCGAGTCAAACGTCTCAGTCTCGTGTTTCTGTTTTCTGCAACGTGTCACAAAGCAAAAGCTTCCCAAATCCAAACTACCCTTAAATTAATAGTGAGTTTTACAGTGTCTTTATTACGCATGTCTAAATTgtctaacttttttttaaaataaaaaataaattatgtaaaatttattaaatattatttatttatttctttaataaCTTAGATATAAAATAATAGACATTATATCATTCacctaaattaatataatttttgaaaaattttaaatatatcgaAAATATTGATATTCTAGTTATTTTAaggttgattttaattaatatatattatatattttttttataattcaaatcaacggttaaaataactggaATAGTATTTTAGGTATACTTGAAACTCTTCCTATAATCTTAGCTTGTAATGTGTTACAAGTTTAAACCCAAAAAGGTCATTTATAAGGAAGATTAGAGAGGAGAAGGAGGGTGCTGGTTTGAATGGTGTTGGTTGTACTTGTAACATCATGCACAATGCACAGAAGTAAGAGAAAGCTACAAGCTTGAAGCTTTAGAATTTAGAGGCAGATGTAAGCACCGTAGCCAAAATCATGAACCGCACAAGCATATAGCAACACGTTTCTCGGGTGACTTCCCCTGCAATATTATTCAACAAGCTTTatttatttacaataataatataagaGGAATATCAATTAGCAAGCAAGAGAAGAGAAAATGTTGAAGATGGCGGCAAGGCTTATTCCTCTTTTCATTCTTTGTTCCTTGGGTCTTACTGGTAAGAAAAACAAGCATAACACTCTCTAGTAAAGTTGTCAACTTTTTTTGTTTTACAATGGTGGTTGTGGTGCAGGTGCTGGTCAAGAATCTGTTGAGTTCATAACCCTGTGTCAGACAACTGAAGACATTCTAGAAGCATCTTCATCAACCAATGCTGGTGGTTCTCCTCCCTTGGCTGTTCATGTGAGCCATGGAGACCTCAACGGAGTCTCTAGCAGCATTCTATTGGCTGAAACTTGGCTCAGGTCCAACGTTCTTGCCTATTACCCTGCTTCAAACATCACCACCATTCTTGTCACCAACCATGAACACCAACACAACCAGAACCTGGGTTTGGTTCTTCATTCTCTCAAGAATCTCCATCATTCTCTAAAGAGGTGGGGTTTGGAAAAACACATCAAAGTTTCCTTTGCTTTATTCCCTTTGAACTCTTTCTATAATAACGATGACTTCAAAATGGTGAAACTCAAACCCATTGTAGAGTTCCTCCAAAGTGTGAACTCCACATACTCTCTCATCCATTCACATTACAAAGACTTAACCTTGGTGTCTTCCCACTTGGACTCCATTAAAAAGCTTCGGTTTTTATCATTCAACACCATCAACTTTgtaaccaccacaattccaaatGGGAGAAGAAGGCTTTCTGCCACCAAAATAGGATCAATTCCTCCATTACCGGAAATAGCTGAGCCACCATTGGATTTCCCTGTTCCTTACTCTGCTCCTCCAAAGAATGTAGAACATGGAAAGCCTCTGCCTCCATTGGCTCAAATAGTTTCTTCACCACCTCCATTGCAACAACCACCAGCACCATTCCTTGTTCCAGCACCGGCTAGCCCACCGGAAGGTTTCGATTTGCCACCTTGTAACCCCATTGACAACAATGGCTCCCCTAGCCCCATGATTATACCGGTTCAGAAGCTGTGGTGTGTGGCTAAGCCTCATGTTCCGGAAGATACATTGCAACAGGGTTTGGACTATGCTTGTGGAGAAGGTGGTGCTGATTGCACTGATATCTTGCCTCAGGGGAATTGTTACAGCCCTGACACTCTGGTTGCTCACGCTTCTTTTGCCTTCAATAGTTACTGGCAGAAGCATAAGAGACATGGTGGAACTTGCAGCTTCGGAGGAACTGCTATGTTGATCAATTCTGATCCAAGTAAGCATCCATTCATTTTCCATTCATCAAAGTTTGAACTTTGTATCATTCATATTAACAAAGAATGATGCTTTCTTGCAGGTTATCTTCAGTGTCGGTTTATTCTGAGCTAGGTGAATGAAGTACTGCATGTGAAGAGAACAAGAGTGATGACTTTCTTTAGCTGCAGTTATGCTTAGAATTTTATGTTGATGGTTAAATTTGGTTTGGCTTTTGATTAACTCTGCCACTGCTTAAtggttttatataattatttatattgta
Encoded here:
- the LOC112748340 gene encoding glucan endo-1,3-beta-glucosidase 12, which translates into the protein MLKMAARLIPLFILCSLGLTGAGQESVEFITLCQTTEDILEASSSTNAGGSPPLAVHVSHGDLNGVSSSILLAETWLRSNVLAYYPASNITTILVTNHEHQHNQNLGLVLHSLKNLHHSLKRWGLEKHIKVSFALFPLNSFYNNDDFKMVKLKPIVEFLQSVNSTYSLIHSHYKDLTLVSSHLDSIKKLRFLSFNTINFVTTTIPNGRRRLSATKIGSIPPLPEIAEPPLDFPVPYSAPPKNVEHGKPLPPLAQIVSSPPPLQQPPAPFLVPAPASPPEGFDLPPCNPIDNNGSPSPMIIPVQKLWCVAKPHVPEDTLQQGLDYACGEGGADCTDILPQGNCYSPDTLVAHASFAFNSYWQKHKRHGGTCSFGGTAMLINSDPSYLQCRFILS